The Ochotona princeps isolate mOchPri1 chromosome 26, mOchPri1.hap1, whole genome shotgun sequence genome contains a region encoding:
- the LOC131478068 gene encoding uncharacterized protein LOC131478068 — protein sequence MELKGWGAEEPLHPGKSYPVPGRPGLPSVLGWETSVPRGRSALSWTPTGPRRPPVKARPRGERCNPKVGWPGPSRLRPEREVALRALEAGGGVESPAPAAAQLHLLQRRCAPAYQGRARRGSLPPAPVARAVQQRRGTRGTVPAERPGDGVPGKLLRQPDAEQRGGQEGGPNARPPLHTVRQSRRLDQFQPLSSCSRVGNSRGQREDITTRTQRGLPCPGHPADHAS from the exons ATGGAGTTAAAAG GGTGGGGCGCCGAGGAACCTCTACACCCAGGGAAATCCTACCCTGTTCCGGGACGCCCGGGGCTTCCATCTGTTCTCGGGTGGGAGACAAGTGTCCCAAGGGGGCGGAGCGCCCTCTCCTGGACCCCGACCGGCCCGCGCAGGCCTCCTGTGAAGGCGCGCCCCAGGGGCGAGCGCTGCAACCCCAAGGTTGGCTGGCCGGGGCCCAGCAGGCTGAGGCCGGAGCGGGAGGTGGCCCTCCGGGCGCTGGAGGCGGGCGGTGGGGTGGAGTCGCCGGCGCCGGCCGCGGcgcagctccacctgttgcagcGTCGGTGCGCGCCTGCCTACCAAGGCAGAGCTCGGCGTGGATCTCTGCCTCCCGCGCCGGTCGCGAGGGCAGTGCAGCAGCGGCGAGGGACCCGGGGGACAGTCCCAGCGGAGCGGCCCGGAGACGGTGTTCCCGGGAAG CTCCTCCGCCAGCCGGATGCCGAGCAACGTGGGGGCCAGGAAGGAGGTCCGAATGCGCGGCCCCCGCTCCACACAGTTCGGCAGTCCCGTCGCCTGGACCAGTTCCAGCCGCTAAGCTCCTGTAGCCGGGTCGGCAATTCTAGAGGCCAGCGGGAGGACATCACGACTAGAACCCAGAGGGGTCTTCCCTGTCCCGGCCACCCTGCAGATCACGCGTCCTAG